A part of Chloroflexota bacterium genomic DNA contains:
- the rpmC gene encoding 50S ribosomal protein L29, with the protein MQASDIRKMSVTEIEQAITETRHALMNMRFQTITGQLTDTSQVRNVRRDIARLETILKEKQMAEESEA; encoded by the coding sequence ATGCAGGCATCAGATATTCGTAAAATGAGTGTCACCGAAATTGAACAGGCAATCACTGAAACCCGGCATGCGTTGATGAACATGCGGTTCCAAACCATTACCGGTCAGTTGACTGATACCAGCCAGGTTCGGAATGTCCGTCGGGATATTGCCCGGCTGGAGACCATTTTGAAAGAAAAACAAATGGCTGAGGAGAGTGAAGCATGA
- the rpsQ gene encoding 30S ribosomal protein S17: protein MNDRRRLVGTVISNKMSKTAVVEVVRVFRHPLYRKVVRSAKTYKAHDEIGVNPGDKVRIVESKPISRTKHWVIEEVLRVEERSEDDLVEELGV from the coding sequence ATGAATGATCGACGTCGTTTGGTAGGGACTGTCATCAGCAATAAAATGAGTAAGACCGCTGTTGTGGAAGTGGTTCGCGTTTTTCGCCACCCGCTTTATCGCAAAGTTGTTCGCTCTGCAAAGACCTACAAAGCTCATGACGAAATTGGCGTGAACCCTGGCGATAAAGTCAGGATCGTTGAAAGCAAGCCGATTTCCCGCACAAAGCACTGGGTTATTGAGGAAGTACTACGCGTTGAAGAACGGTCTGAAGATGACTTAGTGGAAGAATTGGGAGTCTGA
- the rplP gene encoding 50S ribosomal protein L16 encodes MLMPKRVKYRKQMRGRMRGKAYRGSDVSFGEFGLQSLEPGWVSARQIEAARRAIVHEMKRRGKVWIRIFPDKPYTKRAAETRMGKGKGPVEYWVAVVKPGRIMFEVGGTDPETAKRALLRAKYKMSVKTKIVSRDVPGEA; translated from the coding sequence AACGAGTTAAGTATCGCAAGCAAATGCGTGGCCGCATGCGGGGTAAAGCCTATCGTGGCTCCGATGTGTCCTTTGGCGAATTTGGCTTGCAATCTTTGGAACCGGGTTGGGTTAGTGCTCGACAGATCGAGGCCGCCCGGCGTGCCATCGTGCACGAAATGAAAAGGCGTGGTAAGGTCTGGATCCGGATTTTCCCGGACAAGCCATACACAAAGCGCGCAGCTGAAACCCGTATGGGTAAAGGTAAAGGCCCAGTGGAATATTGGGTAGCCGTGGTCAAACCTGGCCGCATCATGTTTGAAGTTGGCGGGACTGATCCCGAAACAGCAAAACGGGCGCTCCTTCGCGCGAAATATAAGATGTCCGTGAAAACCAAAATCGTTTCACGTGATGTCCCAGGAGAGGCGTAA